A genome region from Methanobacterium sp. includes the following:
- a CDS encoding toprim domain-containing protein, protein MSFIKLSSLIEELKICGEQGIPVLIEGQKDEKALRELGVNGNFIKVSGSGLKLFEIAEIAAQSSSRVVILTDFDRKGNQLAKRLSEDIQSLGSHPDLRLRRTLMGITRRFIKDIESLPRHMEQLELEENPSGGQWYYYH, encoded by the coding sequence ATGAGTTTTATAAAGTTGTCCAGTTTAATCGAAGAGCTTAAAATCTGCGGGGAACAGGGAATTCCAGTTCTGATTGAAGGTCAAAAGGATGAAAAGGCCTTGAGAGAATTGGGGGTAAATGGTAATTTCATAAAAGTTTCCGGTTCAGGACTTAAACTCTTTGAAATAGCAGAGATAGCAGCTCAATCATCATCAAGAGTAGTTATATTAACTGACTTTGATCGAAAAGGCAATCAGCTTGCCAAAAGATTATCAGAGGATATTCAAAGCCTCGGTTCTCATCCAGACCTCCGTTTAAGGAGAACCCTTATGGGAATTACCCGTCGTTTTATTAAGGATATCGAGAGCCTCCCTCGGCACATGGAACAACTGGAACTTGAAGAAAACCCATCTGGTGGGCAATGGTATTACTATCATTAG
- a CDS encoding H/ACA ribonucleoprotein complex subunit GAR1, translating into MKKLGSILHLSNRGRIILRSTQTPALGLSVFNSRKEKVGFIHDVFGPTKDPYISVKILASISKNFENRVGETLYVPKQAKKKWGRRKRSKN; encoded by the coding sequence ATGAAGAAACTTGGAAGCATACTACATTTGTCAAACAGAGGGCGAATTATACTCCGATCAACCCAAACACCTGCTTTAGGATTGTCTGTTTTTAACTCTCGTAAGGAGAAAGTAGGGTTTATTCACGATGTCTTCGGACCTACTAAGGATCCCTATATCTCAGTGAAGATCCTTGCATCAATTTCTAAAAACTTTGAAAATCGAGTTGGAGAGACTCTTTATGTGCCTAAACAAGCCAAGAAGAAATGGGGGCGACGGAAACGAAGCAAGAATTAA
- the dnaG gene encoding DNA primase DnaG — MGKEEISTTKYLIHAQINANGIVEKPDVVGAIFGQTEGLLSNDLDLRELQKTGRIGRIKVNINSKAGRSKGEIVIPSSLDRVETAILAASLETINRVGPCEAYIQVNKVEDVRAVKRRKVVDRAKELYKGMMEEVTPESLKMIEEVKEAMRIHEITDFGHDKLPAGPNVASSDAILVVEGRADVLNLLRYGVKNAIAVEGVSVPKTVAELTKKKTVTAFLDGDRGGDLILKELLQVGELDYVTRAPRGKEVEDLTKDEVMVALRDKIPVEQIYHDLGIKLDKPEKKPADKTPDKVKLLKGILKDVEGSGNAEILDDSLNILKEVKVESLYDEIKALQNEGAYAVVFDGVVSQRLIDIAKEKGLKQIVAVRMSEVVKKPSPLKIITR, encoded by the coding sequence ATGGGAAAAGAAGAAATCAGTACAACTAAATATCTTATTCATGCTCAAATAAATGCTAACGGAATTGTGGAGAAACCGGATGTGGTGGGTGCCATATTCGGACAAACAGAAGGTCTTTTAAGTAATGATTTAGATTTAAGGGAACTGCAAAAAACCGGTAGAATTGGCCGGATCAAAGTAAATATCAACTCAAAAGCAGGCAGATCTAAAGGAGAAATTGTGATCCCATCCAGTTTGGACCGGGTGGAAACCGCTATTCTGGCTGCATCACTGGAAACCATAAACCGGGTAGGACCCTGCGAAGCCTACATACAGGTTAACAAAGTGGAAGATGTTCGGGCTGTTAAAAGAAGGAAAGTTGTGGACCGTGCCAAAGAACTTTACAAGGGAATGATGGAAGAAGTCACCCCTGAAAGCCTCAAAATGATTGAAGAGGTTAAAGAAGCCATGCGCATCCATGAAATCACTGATTTCGGCCATGACAAACTCCCAGCAGGTCCCAATGTAGCATCCTCAGATGCAATATTGGTAGTGGAAGGCCGGGCTGATGTGTTAAACCTGCTCCGATACGGTGTTAAAAATGCCATAGCTGTGGAGGGTGTAAGCGTCCCTAAAACAGTGGCAGAACTCACCAAGAAAAAAACCGTAACCGCATTTTTAGACGGAGACCGGGGTGGTGACCTTATACTCAAGGAACTTCTCCAGGTAGGGGAACTTGACTACGTGACTCGCGCTCCACGGGGTAAAGAAGTAGAAGATCTCACCAAGGATGAAGTAATGGTAGCTTTACGGGATAAAATACCAGTAGAACAGATCTACCATGACCTGGGAATAAAACTGGATAAACCCGAAAAAAAACCAGCAGACAAAACCCCTGATAAAGTCAAATTACTCAAGGGAATACTCAAAGATGTGGAAGGCTCAGGCAATGCTGAGATCCTGGACGATTCCCTGAACATCCTCAAAGAAGTTAAAGTGGAATCCCTCTATGATGAAATAAAAGCCTTGCAAAATGAAGGTGCCTATGCCGTGGTATTTGATGGAGTAGTAAGTCAGAGACTCATTGACATTGCCAAAGAAAAGGGATTAAAGCAGATTGTCGCGGTACGTATGAGCGAAGTTGTAAAAAAACCCAGCCCACTGAAGATCATTACCCGATAA
- a CDS encoding RraA family protein, which produces MEISAESLLEHFSSKKLRDTINFQVGNLDITTSQISDALKNLTGESGVIPGVKPIKDHLRINGRVVTVQTQQDDWGTSLKAVETAKKGEIVVICCDGDDIAVWGELFSKYAQKKGVQSTVIYGAMRDVEAVQELNYPVFSRSVVPNAGTPRAEGEINISIECGGIEIKPGDWVFGDDCGVLVVAEEILEKVIHEAIQIKKNEDIILHQLEEGISLSNILGI; this is translated from the coding sequence ATGGAAATTTCCGCTGAATCGTTATTGGAGCATTTTTCATCAAAAAAACTGAGGGACACAATTAATTTTCAAGTGGGAAATCTGGATATTACAACATCTCAGATTTCTGATGCTTTGAAAAATCTGACCGGTGAAAGTGGAGTCATTCCTGGTGTGAAGCCTATTAAGGATCATCTAAGGATAAATGGGAGGGTGGTTACTGTTCAAACCCAACAGGATGATTGGGGAACTTCACTGAAGGCTGTTGAAACTGCTAAAAAAGGCGAAATAGTTGTTATATGCTGTGACGGGGATGACATTGCAGTTTGGGGCGAATTATTCAGTAAGTACGCCCAGAAAAAAGGAGTCCAATCCACAGTGATCTACGGTGCCATGCGCGATGTAGAGGCAGTCCAAGAACTAAATTACCCCGTGTTCTCACGTTCAGTGGTTCCCAATGCAGGAACTCCCCGAGCTGAAGGAGAAATCAATATTTCCATTGAATGTGGTGGAATTGAAATAAAACCCGGAGACTGGGTTTTCGGAGATGATTGTGGAGTGTTGGTAGTGGCTGAAGAAATTTTAGAGAAGGTAATCCATGAAGCAATTCAAATTAAAAAGAATGAAGATATAATACTCCATCAACTTGAAGAAGGAATTTCTTTATCCAATATTTTAGGTATTTAA
- a CDS encoding transcription initiation factor IIB, producing MKQDMSEIEKIETKCPECQSEKLINDHERGEIVCGSCGLVIDDNLVDMGPEWRAFDHEQRDKRTRVGAPITYTIHDKGLSTMIDWRNKDIYGRDIPARNRAQWYRLRKWQRKIRISGATERNLAFALSELDRDSSRLGLPRSVREAASVVYRNAVENKLIRGRSIEGVVAASLYAACRRCNVPRTLDEIAEVSRVSKKEVGRTYRFLTRELNIKLPPTSPVDYVPRFASELNLSGEVQSKAIEIIEKAMEKGLTSGRGPTGVAAAALYIASVLLGERKTQRDVADIAGVTEVTIRNRYKELTEQLDMGVTL from the coding sequence ATGAAACAGGATATGTCTGAGATTGAGAAAATCGAGACTAAATGTCCTGAATGTCAGTCTGAGAAACTTATAAATGATCATGAACGTGGAGAAATCGTTTGTGGTTCCTGTGGTCTAGTTATTGACGACAATCTGGTGGATATGGGTCCTGAATGGAGGGCCTTCGACCATGAACAGCGTGATAAGAGGACCAGGGTAGGTGCACCTATCACCTACACCATACACGACAAGGGTCTTTCCACCATGATCGACTGGAGAAACAAAGACATCTATGGTCGAGATATCCCAGCCAGGAACAGAGCCCAGTGGTACCGGCTCAGGAAATGGCAGAGGAAAATCAGGATTTCAGGTGCAACCGAACGTAACCTAGCCTTTGCCCTCTCAGAACTCGACCGGGATTCATCACGACTGGGACTTCCCCGAAGTGTTAGGGAAGCTGCATCCGTAGTATACCGTAACGCCGTGGAGAACAAACTCATCAGAGGAAGAAGTATTGAGGGAGTGGTTGCAGCATCACTTTACGCAGCATGCAGACGGTGTAATGTTCCCCGAACCCTTGATGAAATTGCAGAAGTATCCAGGGTAAGCAAGAAAGAAGTGGGTAGAACTTACCGTTTCCTCACCAGGGAACTGAACATCAAACTACCACCAACCAGTCCAGTGGATTACGTGCCTCGTTTTGCCAGTGAATTGAACCTTTCTGGAGAAGTTCAGTCCAAGGCCATAGAAATCATAGAAAAGGCCATGGAAAAAGGTTTAACCTCTGGAAGAGGACCTACCGGAGTTGCTGCCGCTGCATTATACATTGCCTCGGTTTTACTCGGTGAGAGAAAAACCCAGCGCGATGTGGCAGATATAGCGGGAGTTACTGAAGTTACCATCCGTAACAGGTACAAAGAACTCACAGAACAGTTGGATATGGGTGTTACACTCTAA
- a CDS encoding YwbE family protein, with product MSQKNGKNRKDIKIGSEVYIILKKDQRSGKRTKGIVKDLLTRSSSHPHGIKVRLEDGRIGRVQEIIK from the coding sequence ATGAGTCAAAAGAACGGTAAAAACAGGAAAGATATAAAAATAGGATCAGAAGTTTATATTATACTTAAAAAGGATCAGCGTAGTGGAAAAAGAACCAAAGGAATAGTTAAGGATTTATTAACACGTTCTTCTTCCCATCCACATGGAATCAAGGTTAGACTTGAAGACGGGAGGATCGGAAGGGTTCAAGAAATAATTAAGTAA
- a CDS encoding UPF0104 family protein, which yields MQDTYEIIRKHKWKIIATFAVAAFLIFAMTFLIGFNDVLNTLEKAKWDWIALNFILEAAIILVWTLRWKLILDVVDTAPKFSTLLMMLLASLFGNNVTPSAAGGEPLRAYLLSEVEGTPFEIGFATSTADRVFEFLPFVLISIISALFLLSWEIPPVTRIFVIAMIIVSILIFGVLIYAGLRKEVTQRIMISIAKSIYPTALRLSKKDISFNEIREKIIFYINRFSTGFITALKDRNVFMVAFILSFAMWGLDMLRMYVCFGALGVYPPILPLVIIYTIGILISLLPLLPGAWGIREATLIALFAVVGVSADVVMAASLIDRLASYVIPTILGALAALHYGRKVKNKSANLPSADP from the coding sequence ATGCAGGACACTTATGAAATCATTCGGAAACATAAATGGAAGATCATTGCCACATTTGCCGTAGCTGCTTTTTTGATCTTCGCCATGACATTCCTCATAGGTTTTAATGATGTTCTTAACACCCTTGAGAAGGCAAAATGGGATTGGATTGCCCTAAACTTCATACTGGAGGCGGCTATAATCTTGGTGTGGACTTTAAGGTGGAAGCTGATTCTGGATGTGGTGGACACCGCACCAAAATTCAGTACTCTGCTGATGATGCTTCTGGCCAGCTTATTTGGAAACAATGTCACACCCAGCGCTGCAGGAGGAGAACCACTGCGGGCATATCTTCTAAGTGAAGTGGAAGGAACACCATTTGAAATTGGATTTGCAACATCCACCGCAGACAGGGTATTTGAATTTCTCCCCTTTGTGTTAATATCCATTATCTCGGCCCTGTTTCTGCTAAGCTGGGAGATACCCCCTGTAACCCGGATATTCGTCATCGCCATGATCATTGTATCCATTTTAATATTCGGGGTACTCATATACGCAGGTCTTAGGAAAGAAGTCACACAAAGGATCATGATATCCATTGCTAAATCAATTTATCCCACTGCTCTCCGTTTAAGCAAAAAAGACATTTCTTTTAATGAGATTAGGGAAAAAATTATATTTTACATCAATCGATTTTCAACAGGTTTCATCACTGCCTTAAAGGACAGAAATGTGTTCATGGTAGCTTTCATCCTATCCTTTGCTATGTGGGGTCTGGATATGCTGAGAATGTACGTTTGTTTCGGAGCATTGGGAGTATACCCCCCAATACTACCTCTGGTAATAATATACACCATTGGAATTCTGATCTCACTCCTGCCCCTACTACCAGGAGCTTGGGGAATACGCGAAGCTACTTTAATCGCCCTTTTTGCAGTGGTTGGTGTTTCAGCAGATGTGGTGATGGCAGCCAGCCTTATAGACCGTTTAGCCAGTTATGTTATTCCCACCATACTGGGTGCTCTTGCAGCACTCCACTATGGGCGCAAAGTTAAAAATAAAAGTGCTAACTTACCATCAGCCGACCCATAG
- a CDS encoding DUF211 domain-containing protein, whose product MAKGLIRIVLDILKPHEPTLPYFAKFLSEVSGVEGVNVTLMEIDKETENIKVTMQGNDLDFDEISRAIEQYGGSIHSVDEVVAGRTMVEEVTTPQD is encoded by the coding sequence TTGGCAAAAGGTCTTATTAGAATCGTGTTAGACATATTAAAACCCCACGAACCCACATTACCCTATTTTGCTAAATTTTTAAGCGAAGTAAGTGGTGTGGAAGGTGTTAATGTTACTCTCATGGAAATTGACAAGGAAACTGAAAACATTAAAGTTACTATGCAGGGCAACGACCTGGACTTTGATGAAATAAGTAGGGCCATTGAACAGTATGGTGGTTCTATACACAGTGTAGATGAAGTTGTAGCTGGAAGAACCATGGTTGAAGAAGTAACCACTCCTCAGGACTGA